In Equus caballus isolate H_3958 breed thoroughbred chromosome 26, TB-T2T, whole genome shotgun sequence, the following are encoded in one genomic region:
- the KHDC3L gene encoding KH domain-containing protein 3 — protein sequence MATPKRFTTLLQLEQQEGTLFEVLGNPTKRPYWFHSMYLKSPKAVPLEAWLVEAIFGPGGEHIPHVECVSQTLLHVNQWGREGEAEILIFGRPDYQKDVCKMIMSLADYHRQLQAQSSEKAPAQEAGKQSSREALREAATQGSRDTTQGRVTLL from the exons ATGGCTACTCCCAAGCGGTTTACCACGCTCCTGCAGCTGGAGCAGCAAGAAGGGACTCTATTTGAGGTGCTCGGTAACCCCACTAAGCGGCCCTACTGGTTCCATTCCATGTACCTGAAGAGTCCAAAAGCAGTTCCTCTTGAGGCATGGCTGGTGGAAGCAATCTTTG GCCCAGGAGGAGAGCACATTCCGCACGTCGAGTGTGTGTCGCAAACCCTGCTTCACGTTAATCAGTGGGGCCGCGAAGGCGAGGCTGAGATCTTGATATTTGGTCGGCCTGATTACCAGAAGGATGTATGCAAGATGATCATGAGCTTGGCTGACTATCACCGCCAACTCCAGGCACAAA GCTCAGAGAAGGCCCCTGCCCAGGAAGCGGGAAAGCAGAGCTCCCGCGAGGCCCTCCGGGAGGCGGCAACGCAGGGCTCCCGGGACACCACCCAGGGCCGGGTCACCCTCTTATGA